A DNA window from Ipomoea triloba cultivar NCNSP0323 chromosome 10, ASM357664v1 contains the following coding sequences:
- the LOC116032324 gene encoding uncharacterized protein LOC116032324, which yields MAEQQVVAEEQRTLRELSAPNLNQQPLCIQHPALEVGFELRSGLIQLLPTFRGLENEDPHKHLKEFHVVCSSFKPQRVTEDQIKLRAFPFSLADRAKDWLFYLPSGSINTWDEMVKLFLEKFFPASRAASIRREICGIKQRDTETLHEYWERFKQLCASCPQHGVSEQLLIQYFYEGLLSMERKMMDAASGGAIVNKTPREARDLISIMAANSQQFGCRQDIPSRRVNEVNVSSLENKVSHLTTLVQQLALGGTHQVKACGICAATGHQTDMCPTLQYDSCEQANAIGGFPGQPQRNYDPYSNTYNPGWRDHPNFSYKPRPQFPQFQPRQPIQQQSSSSQQPSANSSMSLEDIVKSLATNTQQFQQQTQQFQQETRTSIQHLESQMSQLASTVSRLESQGKLPSQTIVNPKQNASAVTLRSGKELPEPTPVRSKHNRDEKEVHPPQNDQKLVKESPETLVIPPPFPSRLAKSKKVEEQKEILETFRKVEVNIPLLDAIKQIPRYAKFLKELCTNKRKLKGNEMVSMGENISAVLQKKLPPKCKDPGMFTIPCKIGNVNVEKAMLDLGASINVMPLSIYSSLNVGSLKETGVIVQLADRSNVYPVGVLDDVLVQVDGLIFPADFYVLDMEEDNSPNSSLILLXFNIYNAMKYPDDVSHVSLIDAVDPLMD from the exons ATGGCCGAACAACAAGTAGTGGCTGAAGAACAAAGAACTTTAAGGGAGCTTTCTGCACCAAATCTAAATCAACAACCCCTTTGTATTCAACATCCTGCCTTAGAGGTTGGTTTTGAATTAAGGTCGGGTTTGATTCAACTACTCCCAACATTTCGTGGTCTTGAAAATGAAGATCCGCATAAGCACCTAAAGGAGTTCCACGTGGTGTGTTCGAGCTTCAAACCGCAAAGAGTGACGGAAGATCAAATCAAACTACGTGCTTTCCCATTCTCATTAGCCGATAGAGCAAAGGATTGGTTATTTTACCTTCCTTCGGGCTCAATAAACACTTGGGATGAAATGGTAaaattatttcttgaaaagtttttcCCAGCATCACGAGCTGCCAGCATTAGAAGGGAAATATGTGGCATCAAACAAAGAGACACAGAGACTCTCCACGAGTACTGGGAACGTTTCAAGCAATTGTGTGCAAGTTGCCCTCAACATGGAGTTTCTGAACAGCTCCTCATTCAATACTTTTATGAGGGATTGCTTTCCATGGAAAGAAAGATGATGGATGCGGCTAGTGGAGGCGCTATAGTGAACAAAACTCCTCGTGAAGCTAGAGATTTGATATCTATAATGGCTGCCAATTCACAACAATTTGGATGTAGACAGGACATACCTTCTAGAAGGGTGAATGAGGTAAACGTTTCTTCTCTTGAGAATAAAGTATCTCACTTAACTACTCTTGTTCAACAGTTAGCTCTAGGAGGTACGCATCAGGTAAAAGCTTGTGGGATATGTGCTGCTACTGGACACCAAACTGACATGTGTCCGACACTTCAATATGATTCTTGTGAGCAAGCTAACGCAATTGGAGGGTTTCCAGGCCAACCACAACGAAATTATGATCCCTATTCAAATACGTACAATCCAGGATGGAGGGATCATCCAAATTTCAGCTACAAGCCACGTCCACAGTTTCCACAGTTTCAGCCTAGACAACCTATTCAacaacaatcttcatcttcacaaCAACCATCTGCTAATTCAAGTATGTCATTGGAGGATATTGTTAAGTCACTTGCCACTAACACACAGCAATTTCAACAGCAAACACAACAATTTCagcaagaaacaagaacaagtatTCAACACTTAGAAAGTCAGATGAGCCAGCTAGCATCTACCGTGAGTAGATTGGAATCTCAAGGTAAGTTACCCTCACAAACTATTGTAAATCCGAAGCAAAATGCAAGTGCAGTTACCTTGAGAAGTGGAAAAGAGTTGCCAGAACCTACTCCAGTGAGAAGCAAACACAATCGAGATGAAAAAGAAGTCCATCCACCCCAAAATGATCAAAAACTTGTCAAAGAAAGCCCAGAGACTTTGGTAATTCCTCCTCCTTTTCCTAGTAGATTGGCAAAATCAAAAAAGGTggaagaacaaaaagaaatactTGAGACATTTCGAAAGGTTGAGGTAAATATTCCTTTACTAGATGCTATTAAACAAATTCCTCGATATGCTAAGTTTCTCAAGGAGTTGTGCAccaataaaagaaaattaaaaggcAATGAAATGGTGAGCATGGGAGAAAATATTTCTGCCGTTTTACAAAAAAAGTTGCCTCCTAAATGCAAAGATCCAGGTATGTTCACTATCCCTTGCAAAATTGGAAATGTTAACGTTGAAAAAGCAATGTTAGATCTAGGAGCTTCAATTAATGTGATGCCTTTATCTATTTACTCATCTTTAAATGTTGGTTCCTTAAAAGAAACTGGTGTAATTGTTCAACTTGCTGATAGATCTAATGTTTATCCTGTCGGGGTTCTGGATGATGTTTTAGTACAAGTTGATGGATTGATTTTTCCAGCTGATTTTTATGTGTTAGACATGGAAGAAGACAATTCTCCAAATTCTTCATTGATCTTATTANAGTTTAACATTTATAATGCCATGAAATATCCTGATGATGTGTCACATGTTTCTCTAATAGATGCTGTCGACCCTCTC ATGGATTAA